In one Pseudarthrobacter oxydans genomic region, the following are encoded:
- the recO gene encoding DNA repair protein RecO gives MAQHSFASRAYRDDAVVLRTHKLGEADRIITLLTKHHGQVRAVAKGVRRTSSRFGARLEPFMVADLQLVSGKTLDIVTQAVAKGAYGGSIAADYGRYTVAAAMTETAEKLTDVDGEAGTAQYNLLVGALAALSRDEHAAGLILDSYLLRALATGGWAPSFTDCARCGVPGPHTAFSAPLGGMVCSGCRPPGSPAPAPETVVLLAALLTGDWTTADGSLPPHRKEAAGLVAAYLQWHLERVLKSLKHVERS, from the coding sequence GTGGCCCAACACTCTTTCGCCTCCCGCGCGTACCGGGACGACGCCGTCGTACTGCGCACCCATAAGCTGGGCGAGGCGGACCGGATCATCACCCTCCTGACCAAGCACCACGGCCAGGTGCGGGCTGTGGCCAAGGGGGTCCGGCGCACCAGCAGCCGGTTTGGAGCGCGCCTTGAGCCCTTTATGGTGGCGGACCTGCAGCTTGTTTCCGGCAAGACGCTGGACATCGTCACCCAGGCGGTGGCCAAGGGCGCCTACGGCGGCAGCATTGCCGCCGATTACGGCCGGTATACGGTGGCGGCGGCGATGACCGAGACGGCGGAGAAGCTCACCGACGTCGACGGGGAGGCAGGAACTGCCCAGTACAACCTGCTGGTGGGTGCCCTGGCCGCCTTGAGCAGGGATGAACACGCCGCCGGCCTGATCCTCGACTCCTATCTGCTGCGCGCCTTGGCCACCGGCGGTTGGGCCCCCAGTTTTACGGACTGCGCCCGCTGCGGGGTTCCCGGCCCGCATACCGCTTTCTCAGCGCCGCTGGGTGGGATGGTCTGCAGCGGCTGCAGGCCCCCAGGATCACCGGCTCCTGCGCCGGAAACCGTGGTCCTCCTGGCGGCACTGCTCACCGGTGACTGGACCACGGCGGACGGCTCCCTTCCGCCACACCGGAAAGAAGCTGCGGGCCTGGTGGCGGCGTACCTGCAATGGCATCTCGAACGAGTCCTGAAGTCCCTCAAACATGTGGAGCGAAGCTGA